A genomic region of Hydrogenovibrio crunogenus contains the following coding sequences:
- a CDS encoding YceD family protein, with the protein MRAMFDKLPDLIDPVYSAQHNKQFVARVNQARFPRLKEQLVSAENDVEVNVQFYYHKQFKMHAFDLQLKTVFVLECQRSLKPFDYPVTSSVTGVFVESAALAEDLPSEVEVYELLEEKISLIELIEDELLLNIPLAAINDQSEMAYDNQLEDEEASLEVDELEKKENPFAVLQGLKNNPN; encoded by the coding sequence ATGCGCGCCATGTTTGATAAGCTTCCAGATTTGATTGATCCTGTTTACTCTGCGCAACATAATAAACAATTTGTTGCTAGAGTCAATCAAGCGCGTTTTCCGCGTCTCAAAGAGCAGTTGGTTTCAGCTGAAAATGATGTGGAAGTGAATGTGCAGTTTTACTATCACAAGCAGTTTAAGATGCATGCGTTTGATTTGCAGCTGAAAACGGTTTTTGTATTGGAATGCCAGCGTTCATTAAAGCCTTTTGATTATCCTGTGACGTCATCGGTCACAGGGGTGTTTGTTGAGTCAGCGGCTTTGGCAGAAGATTTACCTTCTGAAGTTGAAGTGTATGAGCTTTTAGAAGAAAAGATTTCGTTGATTGAATTGATTGAAGATGAATTGCTTCTAAATATTCCTTTAGCAGCCATTAATGATCAGTCTGAAATGGCATATGACAATCAACTGGAAGATGAAGAGGCTTCTTTAGAAGTCGATGAATTAGAAAAGAAAGAAAATCCTTTTGCAGTATTGCAGGGATTAAAAAATAACCCGAATTAA
- the rpmF gene encoding 50S ribosomal protein L32, with translation MAVQKSRKTPSRRGMRRSHDALSATAITVDETTGELHRRHHVTADGYYKGKKVIQDK, from the coding sequence ATGGCTGTTCAAAAAAGTCGAAAAACCCCTTCAAGACGTGGTATGCGTCGTTCTCATGATGCATTGTCTGCAACGGCAATCACTGTTGATGAAACAACTGGTGAACTTCACCGTCGTCACCATGTAACTGCTGATGGTTACTATAAAGGTAAAAAAGTCATTCAAGACAAATAA
- a CDS encoding Maf family protein, whose product MNSTAKLPKIILASSSPFRKALLQKLGLPFMTENPAIDETPLPQESVVNMVNRLSLAKAQVIAEKHPNAIVIASDQSATYRDKAVGKPHTYQNALQQLKQFSGETVHFNTGLVVFDGRTQKTYQTLDITKVSFRTLSETDIHNYLILEEPYQCAGSFKSEGLGITLFSKIEGKDPNALIGLPLIDLTSFLKQCDIQLPFL is encoded by the coding sequence ATGAACTCAACGGCGAAATTGCCAAAAATTATTCTGGCGTCCTCTTCCCCTTTCAGAAAAGCACTTTTACAAAAGCTCGGACTCCCGTTTATGACTGAAAACCCCGCGATTGATGAAACACCACTCCCTCAGGAATCCGTGGTCAACATGGTGAACCGCTTATCACTCGCCAAAGCCCAAGTCATTGCTGAAAAACACCCTAATGCCATCGTTATCGCATCAGATCAAAGCGCAACTTACCGAGACAAAGCCGTCGGCAAACCACATACCTATCAAAATGCACTCCAACAGCTAAAACAATTTAGCGGGGAAACAGTGCACTTTAACACAGGCCTGGTGGTTTTTGATGGCAGAACACAGAAAACTTACCAAACACTCGATATTACTAAAGTTTCATTTAGAACACTCTCAGAAACAGACATTCACAACTACTTAATACTTGAAGAACCATACCAGTGTGCCGGAAGTTTTAAATCCGAAGGTCTTGGCATTACATTATTCAGTAAAATCGAAGGCAAGGACCCTAATGCACTGATCGGCCTACCTTTAATTGATCTCACCAGTTTCTTAAAACAATGTGACATTCAATTGCCGTTTCTATAA